The Oryza brachyantha chromosome 6, ObraRS2, whole genome shotgun sequence region CCCTCCGCCGATGGCGGAGGGGGCGCGCTCGTCCACGTCGACCACATCGGCCGCCGCATCGCGCTCTCCCCGACCCAGCTCCTCGCCATGCTGCTCGGATACCTCAGGCAGCTCGCGGAGGCCGACCTCGAGGCGCCCGTCGCCGAGTGCGTGATCTCCGTCCCCTGCTACTTCACGCAGGCGCAGCGCCAGGCCtacctcgacgccgccgccgtcgcggggCTCCGCCCTCTCAGGCTCATGCACGACCTCGCGGCCACCGCCCTCGGGTATGGCCTCTACCGCTCCGACCTTGGCGGCCCCGGGGGTCCCACCTACGTCGCGTTTGTCGACGTCGGTCACAGCGACACACAGGTGGCGGTCGTCGCATTCGACGTGCCGGGGATGAAGGTGCTGTCGCACGGATTCGATGCGGACCTAGGAGGAAGGGACTTCGATGAGGTGCTATTTGAGCATTTCGCAGATGAATTTAAGGACAAGTATAAGATTGATGTCACTGGGAATGTGAAGGCAAGCATGAGATTGAGGGCAGCATGCGAGAAGGCGAAGAAAGTGCTTAGTGCGAATGCAGAAGCAGTGGTCAACATTGAGTGCCTGATGGAGGAGAAGGATGTGAGGGGGATGATCCGGAGGGAGGAGTTTGAGAAACTGTGTGCTGGGCTGCTGGAGAGGGTTGTCGAGCCATGCAAGAAGGCTATGGTGGATTCAAGGATTGAATTTGACAGGCTGCATTCTGTGGAGCTCGTTGGGTCAGGGTCACGTGTACCGGCTATTGCTAGAGTTCTTGCGGGGTTCTTCAGAAGGGAGCCTAGTCGCACACTCAATGCCAGTGAATGTGTGGCTCGGGGGTGTGCACTGCAGTGTGCAATGCTTAGTCCCACATTCCGTGTTCGAGAATATGaggtatatttgtattttttgttatcttATAATCTTTGGCATTTGAGTTCCATGTAGCGAAAGTCGATACATTTGGTGTGTGCCAGGTCCAAGATGCAAATCCTGCTTCCATAGGATTTTGCACTATTGAAGGCCCAATTTCTACATTATCAAGTAAACCACTGTTCCAGAGAGGTCACCCCCTTCCTAGTGTGAAGGTCGCTACGCTGCATAAGAACAGCACATTTAAACTGGACGCATTTTACGTGGATGAGAATGAATTGCCTCCTGGTACCTCAACAGAAGTTGGTAGTTTCCAGGTATGCTATTTACTTGTTTGCTGATAATAGAATGATCACATTGCATGCCTTTTGTTTTGGATGTCTGTCCTTTGTTATTTAGGTCTTGCTTGTCTTATTTCTAGTATCGTCACTTCACAAGACTATATTCATTCTGACCACAAATATTGggcattttttgttttttgtggtCTCTAATATATGTCCATGACTTAGGCcttttatcattaattaatacacTAGCAGAAATGAAACAAGTGTTATGAAAGTTTTTCTGTTACAGTTCATTTTGTGTGTTCAATCTCTATACACGCGTTAAAGGCCAAAGTTTCAAAAGGCTGAGTGCACAGACCCCATGGCAACCGATATTAagatatggagggagtaatgttttattttattttgatgggGCTTTACCTCCTTTCTTATGACTAAAAAATGTCTTGGTCACTTGTCAATTGTCATCAATTTTTTGTCATCTGTTGGTCCATCATCTAGTGGCCTTGTTGTggcaatatttttgttttgcatctTATTATATAAGGAACAAAGTTCCATGATGGTGGAGGTCTGGAGCAATCTTGCGAAGCATAATATGAGTGTGTGATAGTTATGTTTGATCTGTAGCAAGTCTTGTACGCTGGTTCACAAAAGCATCTTCAAGTTAGTTTGCCTGTGATCCactgtaaaatttaattagtGCTGATTCTTTGAGAAAACAACAACACaactaaaaagaaattctAAGATATAGTATCATGAACCAACATTCCTAGGGAACACTTTGCGACTCCATTTTGTGAGCTTGTAATGTGTACTCACAGTAATGAAGCATCCTCGAGAGCAACAAGATACAGTGATATTTAGTTTTAATAGTTCGCAACAGCTTTGCAGTCAGAACCTGTTGTATCCCCAGCAGCATATTCAGAACTATCATCTGTGAGGACTGTTCCCTGCTTATAATTTCAATTCGCTCTtcactttttattttcttccttgGAAGTTAGGCTACCACTTCTCATGATGATAGACTAATAGCTCTATGTCATCCATCCATTAATTTGACACATGATGTTTATGGTTCGATAGCTAGGGATGAATAGAGGGATAATTGATATATTGTATCTCCTGTCTTCTGAAACCTCTGGGAACCATGCATATCTACTGGCATAAAATCCTCTTGCCATGAATCGAATGAAGATACACTTACAATTTGAATTAGTGAGGTGTTGATGTTCtacattttttcttctaaCTATTTGAAGTGATGTTATTGCAGATTGGTCCTTTCCAAGCACATACTGAAAAGTCTAAAGTCAAATTAAGAATTCGGTTAAATCTCCATGGACTCATTTCAGTGGAATCAGCTGCTGTAAGTATCAATTTTCATAGTAATTGGCAGCTTTTAATtagtcacttttttttttatgaacttCTAACCTTATAACTGTCCTCAGTTGGTTGATGATGATCAAAGCAATGCAAACTCTGCTGACTCTATGGAGGTTGATTCCAATGGTGAAATGGTGAGGACTCTTTTTTGCACAAACTGAGCCTAGATCTGTGCCATAGGCATGTTCCTCAAACTTATGGCATTGTGTTCTTATTATTACTGTGCTGAACTGCTGATATGGTAGCATGAGCTGGTGTATAACTATTATTAGCAATAAATGCAGTATAGTAACTAGCAAGCACACAACCTTTTGCTTGTAATCTGTCCTTATCAATTTGGTGTAGCCATgcattttaactatttgccgtGGGAACCTTGTTAATCTGTCGCCAATTGGTAGCGCATATCATGGAATTAGTTATATGCTGAGAATTTAAAAcgaaatatgaaaatttgatGCTCAAAGTACAACTTAAATACCTCAAAGTTTTTAGCAAGTGATCTTTCAGTTATGCCCAACTAACTGGGCGTCTCATCTGTTATTATGTGAAGGGGCAACAGGGTGATACATCAAGAAGCGGAAAGTTAATCCAACGACAGGATCTGCCAATTATTGAATCCATTTATGGTGCAATGAGTAAGCAGGAATTGCTGGAAGCTCAAGAGCAAGAAACACAATTAGCTTATCAAGATAAACTCATGGAGCGGACAAAAGATAGGAAGAACGCATTGGAATCTTATGTGTATGACACTCGCAATAAGGTGGCTAAATGAGAATGTTAACTATATCTTCCTTTTGAAGTCTAAACTTTCTGCTGGCTTATACACTGTTTTCTAGCTTTCTGAGAGGTACCGGAGCTTTGCAACTGATTCCGAAAGAGAAGAAATCTCATTCAATCTACAACAAACTGAAGATTGGCTTTATGAAGAAGGTGATGATGAGACTGAAGCAGTTTACACTAGTAAACTGGAGGAGCTGaaaagggtaaaaaaaaactattcatTTCTGTGTCTGCATACACACCTTTATGATCTGTTTCTTggtatataactatatattttcagAACTGTTTTCCTGTTCCTGCTAGTGTAATATTTTATGATTCTtctcactttatttttttggttttgactGACCTTGATTGTATATTCTATTTGTACTATTTTATTCTGTGACCTATCATGGTATTCTCCATGCTAATGCACATTCCTAAAACCATGATGATGTGAtcactttatttttgaaaatctCTTGCTGCACCGAACTTGGTTTGAAAATGCTCTTTGTTTTGATGTATGCCATATGGTTAGCTGATATCCCCCCTCCACCCCAACAGAAAAAGGGTCATCATACAATTTTGTGTATGCGTAGTTGTGGACTAGTTTCTTCCATGATCCCCCCtccccaaaagaaaaaaaaaatggtcatcATACAATTTTGTGGACTAGTATTATACTTATTACATCTAGAAAAATATGAGCATTATTTGAATTTGCACTTGTGAGTGGCGATGCTATTTGCAGTAGTTGGCGCTTAGAACTCTATGAATATCTGTTCTATTTTGCATCAAATCATGGTGGAGCATCTAATTCTGAGGTTTAATCTGTTTGTTTTATCCTTACCATTGgaccattttcttttgtttgtgtttatgtttatagcttGTAGATCCAATCGAAAATCGTTGTAGAGATGAGGAGGTCAGAGCTCAAGCCATGAGGGAGCTTATGAAGTGCATTGCTGACCACAGGATGGCTGCCAAATCATTATCCAATCCTGAGCAAGATGCTGTAAGTTCTGTGGCCATTACCCTTTCTTTTGTGGTCTGTAATAGATTTGATCTATAAATTTCAGCACACAGATAATGCACACGCATTATTTTCGAATAGAGGGAATAGCCGTAAACCAACTTTACTTGTTTATATTTGTCTTGTGTAAAGCATCGTGCTCCAATGCTGTGTCTGGTGTTTCTGATGATCGGTTTCTGTCCAGGTTGAAAGTGAATGCACTAAAGCTGAACAATGGTTAAGGGAGATGTCACAACTCCAGGAGACCCTGCCCAAGAATGTCGATCCTGTCATTTGTTCCCATGAAATCAAGAAAAAGGAACAAGAGTTGAATATGTAATTAGCTCTTTCCTCCCTAAGGCCATTTTTCATCTGACTTGTGCAGAATCAGTTACTATTTACATCCCATATTATCTTAGTACATTTGCCTGATTCCACTTGCAGGTTATGTAGAAACATAGTAAGGCACAGGGGTTCTCCAGCTAGAGGAGAAGATCACATGCATACGGCAGATAGAGACTAGGCATTCCTCAGATTTCTTAACTGAACAGCGTTGTCAAGCCTGACATTTTGTAGCCAGATAAACCAGTTTCTGCTAACAGTCTTATACGATCGACGTTGTACCACACTCAGCCCGCCATTGGGTGCCTGCATCTCTATAGCCAGAGCTCGAGGTGCGGTTTTCACTTGAAATCCTACTAATCATGATTGTTGATCCTTGTGTATTCTTTTCCTGTGATCGACTGAAGGGTTCAGGGCTGTTGCCTGCCTTCTTCCTCTTGAACAAGGAAATGGAGTTCAGGGCTGTTGCCTGCTTTCTTCCTCTTGAACAAGGAAATGGAAGATAGGTTTTATGCCATCGATTGCTTACTTCCAATGACTAAGAGTTTTATCTTTTGGTTTCATTTTGTGCTGATCCCAGAAAGCTGTCCTGGATTGTCTATATGATGACTTTGTACTATGTACATTAATTGATCAAAGATGAGGTTTTCCTTTCCCTAAATTTGCATCcctattttttcacttctgcttatgcttataaaaatttgattttttgtcttaaatttagagcagTTTtatttcatcgtagtttattttgcagtcttacttttagatcgctaaaaacatgtatacctcttattttttcgcttctacttatacttataaaccaaaatttgaaattttcaaacttgttgattttgagggtttttttaCCTAGTctattttctagcctaacttctagatagctaagaacatgtatataaaattttatttacaaatcaatttttgtttgttaataTGCTGTTTGGAAAAGGGGAAAGCCAAACaatgaaataaacaaatttgccTATGTAATGTAAATCATAAATACACAAGAGAAATTCTTCTTGTTTCTTTCCTTCAGCTGTTTTTGTTGTTGCAGTAGCTAGCAAGTACACGATGATCCGTTAGCTGGTAGAAATTTGCTATTGGAGCATGATGTGATTCTTCGTTTTCCTTGGTGTATCTCGAGCTATCTTATCTAATGAGAGACAGAAAGAAGAGATCGGTCATCAAGAAAAGGAGTCATAGGCAAGTCACAGATAGGCACTCGGGcaattctttctttcttaAGAAATAAGAGAGAATCTCCTGGTAGAGGCGGCTATGCCTCCCAAGCGATCTCGGCTGTGGGATTTCATAACTAATAGATTGAGCAGCAGCTCGTAGACCGCCTGAAAAggaatatttattatttgagcTATATCCTGCCATAAGAAGACCAATAGGAGCAATACTTGAAATGgcaattcataaaaaaacaccaaTACTAAGATCGGCTAAAACAAAGCGATATCCCAAAGGAATAACtaaaaaacttaataaaatTGATATGACTGCTATAGACGGTCCAATGCTAAATAAGGGAATATCCCCTCGGGATGACAAGATATCCTCTTTAAAAAGTAGCTTAGTTCCATCCGCTATAGCTTGAAGCAGTCCCCGGGGGCCAGCATATTCTTGACCAATACGTTGTTGTATCGATGCGGATATTTCTCAATCTAACCACACAATTACGAGTACTTCTATTGTGATTCCCAGTAAGAGGGTCAAAATGGGTAGAATCCACCCTTCTATCCAAATCCAATTTGCGTcgataaaataaatccaaattcCAGTAGTAGATGAATAATTGCAAATTTTTGTGTGTACGAGATTAGAATAACTTCAAAATAActgacataattttttatttttcctgatcagaaaaatacatgaaaaagaaaggaggtagaaaaatttttggatttatggTTAAAGAAGAAAACTGGGGTTAGTTTCACCAATAAGATACGGAGACTTGCTTCACATTTTGAATTACACAAAAAAGATTTTTCATCGGAAAGAGGTCTCCGAAGACTTTTGGGAAAACGTCAACTTTTGCTCGCTTATTTGGCAAATTGCTTTCAAGTAGTGTGGTCAATCTAAATACCGTT contains the following coding sequences:
- the LOC102711989 gene encoding heat shock 70 kDa protein 16 isoform X2 codes for the protein MSVVGFDVGNDTLVAAAARQRGIDVLLNAESKRESPAAVAFSHNARLLGPHAAGAPSSSHAPFSSVKRLLLLHAGRPAPLLRCDLARLPFPIEVPSADGGGGALVHVDHIGRRIALSPTQLLAMLLGYLRQLAEADLEAPVAECVISVPCYFTQAQRQAYLDAAAVAGLRPLRLMHDLAATALGYGLYRSDLGGPGGPTYVAFVDVGHSDTQVAVVAFDVPGMKVLSHGFDADLGGRDFDEVLFEHFADEFKDKYKIDVTGNVKASMRLRAACEKAKKVLSANAEAVVNIECLMEEKDVRGMIRREEFEKLCAGLLERVVEPCKKAMVDSRIEFDRLHSVELVGSGSRVPAIARVLAGFFRREPSRTLNASECVARGCALQCAMLSPTFRVREYEVQDANPASIGFCTIEGPISTLSSKPLFQRGHPLPSVKVATLHKNSTFKLDAFYVDENELPPGTSTEVGSFQIGPFQAHTEKSKVKLRIRLNLHGLISVESAALVDDDQSNANSADSMEVDSNGEMGDTSRSGKLIQRQDLPIIESIYGAMSKQELLEAQEQETQLAYQDKLMERTKDRKNALESYVYDTRNKLSERYRSFATDSEREEISFNLQQTEDWLYEEGDDETEAVYTSKLEELKRLVDPIENRCRDEEVRAQAMRELMKCIADHRMAAKSLSNPEQDAVESECTKAEQWLREMSQLQETLPKNVDPVICSHEIKKKEQELNMLCRNIVRHRGSPARGEDHMHTADRD
- the LOC102711989 gene encoding heat shock 70 kDa protein 16 isoform X1, which produces MSVVGFDVGNDTLVAAAARQRGIDVLLNAESKRESPAAVAFSHNARLLGPHAAGAPSSSHAPFSSVKRLLLLHAGRPAPLLRCDLARLPFPIEVPSADGGGGALVHVDHIGRRIALSPTQLLAMLLGYLRQLAEADLEAPVAECVISVPCYFTQAQRQAYLDAAAVAGLRPLRLMHDLAATALGYGLYRSDLGGPGGPTYVAFVDVGHSDTQVAVVAFDVPGMKVLSHGFDADLGGRDFDEVLFEHFADEFKDKYKIDVTGNVKASMRLRAACEKAKKVLSANAEAVVNIECLMEEKDVRGMIRREEFEKLCAGLLERVVEPCKKAMVDSRIEFDRLHSVELVGSGSRVPAIARVLAGFFRREPSRTLNASECVARGCALQCAMLSPTFRVREYEVQDANPASIGFCTIEGPISTLSSKPLFQRGHPLPSVKVATLHKNSTFKLDAFYVDENELPPGTSTEVGSFQIGPFQAHTEKSKVKLRIRLNLHGLISVESAALVDDDQSNANSADSMEVDSNGEMGQQGDTSRSGKLIQRQDLPIIESIYGAMSKQELLEAQEQETQLAYQDKLMERTKDRKNALESYVYDTRNKLSERYRSFATDSEREEISFNLQQTEDWLYEEGDDETEAVYTSKLEELKRLVDPIENRCRDEEVRAQAMRELMKCIADHRMAAKSLSNPEQDAVESECTKAEQWLREMSQLQETLPKNVDPVICSHEIKKKEQELNMLCRNIVRHRGSPARGEDHMHTADRD